A region from the Mustela erminea isolate mMusErm1 chromosome 10, mMusErm1.Pri, whole genome shotgun sequence genome encodes:
- the NRAS gene encoding GTPase NRas: MTEYKLVVVGAGGVGKSALTIQLIQNHFVDEYDPTIEDSYRKQVVIDGETCLLDILDTAGQEEYSAMRDQYMRTGEGFLCVFAINNSKSFADINLYREQIKRVKDSDDVPMVLVGNKCDLPTRTVDTKQAHELAKSYGIPFIETSAKTRQGVEDAFYTLVREIRQYRMKKLNSSDDGTQGCMGLPCVVM; the protein is encoded by the exons ATGACTGAGTACAAACTGGTGGTGGTTGGAGCAGGTGGTGTCGGGAAAAGCGCACTGACAATCCAGCTAATCCAGAACCACTTTGTAGATGAATATGATCCCACCATAGAG GATTCTTACCGAAAACAGGTGGTTATAGATGGTGAAACCTGTCTGTTGGACATACTGGATACAGCTGGTCAAGAGGAGTACAGTGCCATGAGAGACCAATACATGAGGACAGGCGAAGGCTTCCTCTGTGTATTTGCCATCAATAATAGCAAATCATTTGCAGATATTAACCTCTACAG ggagcaGATTAAGCGAGTAAAAGATTCAGATGATGTACCTATGGTGCTAGTAGGAAATAAGTGTGATTTGCCTACAAGGACAGTGGACACAAAACAAGCCCACGAACTGGCCAAGAGTTATGGGATTCCATTCATTGAAACCTCAGCCAAGACCAGACAG GGTGTCGAAGATGCCTTTTACACACTGGTAAGAGAAATACGTCAGTACCGAATGAAGAAACTCAATAGCAGTGATGATGGAACTCAAGGTTGTATGGGGTTACCTTGTGTGGTGATGTAA